In Terriglobia bacterium, the following proteins share a genomic window:
- a CDS encoding ABC-F family ATP-binding cassette domain-containing protein — protein sequence MIVQLNGVSKSFGSQDVLRDVSFQINPSEKVGLIGANGAGKTTLLKLVGGVHEPDSGALTRKSMLGIGTLDQIPDFHEGTSILEEGLRASEYLRRIEKDLRDLEHSIANGAETTVLDRYSHLQHEFELKGGYSYTARTQAALQGVGFGKDALNRPSRNLSGGEKNRLALAKLLLSNAELLLLDEPTNHLDIRSIEWLEKFLKETDKTVVVVSHDRFFLDRVANRIIEVSGGRIQDYRGNYSEYLKERAERLARQEKEWQLQKEWIDKQEDYIRRNLAGQKTKQAQSRRKLLARVKPIEKPRGASEKVKFRFMPVERTSRYILTTRALAVGYDDKPLVRGIRFEVQRGERWAILGANGSGKTTLLRTLVGARSPLDGELEWNEALDVGYYDQQLQDLDPQLSVLDEIRDLDPTASDGELRSYVAQFLFSGEDVFKKVASLSGGEKSRLTLARIIYAAPQLLALDEPTNHLDIAAREALETALAEYPGTILFVTHDRYLVQKIATHLMYIEDGIAHAFDRLSAFEEWLNEGEGGAGEIRGRTPDSETQELGVRPLISPAPPALSKNRREQLEREADNLEKKIASVEAEIA from the coding sequence GTGATCGTACAGCTTAATGGCGTCTCGAAGTCGTTCGGATCTCAGGACGTGCTTCGAGACGTCTCTTTCCAGATCAACCCCTCCGAAAAAGTAGGCTTGATCGGCGCGAACGGCGCTGGAAAAACAACCCTCCTCAAGCTGGTCGGCGGGGTCCATGAACCCGACTCCGGAGCGTTGACGCGTAAATCCATGCTGGGAATCGGCACGCTCGATCAGATTCCCGACTTTCACGAAGGCACTTCCATCCTGGAAGAAGGATTGCGCGCCTCGGAGTATCTGCGCCGCATCGAAAAGGACCTGCGGGATCTCGAACATTCGATCGCGAACGGCGCCGAGACAACCGTACTCGACCGCTATTCACACCTCCAGCATGAATTCGAGCTGAAGGGTGGTTACAGCTACACGGCACGAACCCAGGCGGCGTTGCAGGGCGTCGGATTCGGGAAGGACGCATTGAATCGGCCGAGCCGCAATCTGTCCGGCGGCGAAAAGAATCGGCTGGCGCTGGCGAAGCTTCTTCTTTCGAATGCGGAACTGTTGCTTCTGGATGAGCCTACGAATCATCTCGATATCCGGTCGATTGAATGGCTGGAGAAATTCCTGAAAGAGACGGACAAAACCGTTGTCGTGGTGTCTCACGATCGATTCTTTCTGGATCGCGTTGCCAATCGAATCATCGAGGTCTCCGGCGGAAGGATCCAGGACTACCGCGGCAATTACTCGGAATATCTGAAAGAACGCGCAGAGCGGTTGGCGCGTCAGGAAAAGGAATGGCAACTTCAGAAAGAATGGATTGATAAGCAGGAAGACTACATCCGGCGCAACCTCGCGGGACAGAAGACGAAGCAGGCACAATCGAGACGGAAATTGCTTGCGCGCGTGAAACCGATCGAAAAGCCGAGAGGCGCTTCCGAAAAAGTGAAGTTTCGTTTCATGCCGGTCGAGCGTACGAGCCGCTACATTCTGACAACCCGGGCGCTCGCGGTCGGGTATGACGATAAGCCCCTGGTTCGGGGCATCCGGTTTGAAGTTCAGCGGGGCGAACGGTGGGCGATCCTCGGGGCGAACGGCTCTGGAAAGACAACGCTGTTGAGAACGCTGGTCGGAGCGCGATCTCCCCTCGACGGTGAACTGGAATGGAACGAAGCCCTGGACGTGGGTTACTACGACCAGCAACTTCAGGATCTGGACCCGCAGTTGAGCGTGCTGGATGAAATCCGGGATCTCGACCCGACCGCAAGCGACGGGGAGCTGCGCTCTTACGTTGCACAGTTTCTCTTCAGCGGCGAGGACGTGTTCAAAAAAGTCGCGAGCTTGAGCGGTGGCGAGAAATCGCGCCTGACGCTGGCGAGGATCATCTACGCGGCGCCTCAACTCCTGGCGCTCGATGAACCGACGAACCATCTCGACATCGCGGCGCGGGAGGCACTGGAGACTGCGTTAGCGGAATATCCCGGAACGATCCTGTTCGTAACGCACGACCGTTACCTGGTACAGAAAATCGCGACGCACCTGATGTACATCGAGGATGGGATCGCGCACGCCTTCGACCGGCTGAGCGCTTTTGAAGAATGGCTCAATGAGGGGGAAGGTGGCGCAGGGGAAATCAGGGGTCGCACCCCTGATTCCGAAACCCAGGAATT